The Cinclus cinclus chromosome 3, bCinCin1.1, whole genome shotgun sequence genome has a window encoding:
- the MRAP2 gene encoding melanocortin-2 receptor accessory protein 2, which produces MSALRLISNRTSQQALSNSDYTWDYEYYEYGPVSFEGLKAHKYSIVIGFWVGLAVFVIFMFFVLTLLTKTGAPHQENAELSEKRFRMNSFVADFGRPLESERVFSHQMAEESQSLFHFCINEVDHMNKEKERQKGPSLESKTHFQEVPKSNGMFEEDLHCLAKFNIPNFVNTEQNSSLGEDDLLISEPPIIL; this is translated from the exons ATGTCTGCCCTGAGGCTGATCTCTAACAGAACCTCCCAGCAGGCCCTGTCTAACTCTGATTACACCTGGGACTATGAGTACTATGAGTATGGACCGGTGTCATTCGAAGGCCTGAAGGCTCATAAGT ATTCCATTGTGATTGGATTTTGGGTTGGTCTTGCAGTTTTTGTCATCTTCATGTTTTTTGTCCTGACTCTGCTGACGAAGACAGGAGCACCACATCAAGA aAATGCAGAACTTTCTGAAAAAAGATTTCGTATGAACAGCTTTGTGGCGGATTTTGGAAGACCTTTGGAGTCTGAGAGGGTCTTTTCTCACCAAATGGCTGAAGAATCCCAGTCacttttccatttctgcattAATGAAGTGGACCAtatgaacaaagaaaaagagagacagaaaggtCCAAGTCTGGAGAGTAAAACCCACTTCCAGGAGGTTCCCAAAAGCAATGGAATGTTTGAGGAAGACCTACATTGTCTTGCAAAATTTAACATTCCTAACTTTGTGAACACTGAGCAGAACTCTTCATTAGGTGAGGATGATCTCCTCATCTCAGAGCCACCAATCATTTTATAA